The following are encoded in a window of bacterium SCSIO 12643 genomic DNA:
- a CDS encoding alpha/beta hydrolase, producing MGQFEEEILTLEPDSKGANIAVLIKLRAKTATKKAIMYIHGYTDYFFQEHLAEWYTQHGFDFYALELRKYGRSILAHQRPNHIRRVMDYYEEIDQAIELIKERDNHNQLLINGHSTGGLVAAMYANFGNKKDQIDALFLNSPFLEFNIPEWQLRLIPRIAKIGHVFPEWIAPIGGKGIYARSLHKDHWGRWDFSKKFKPMSGFRMYFGWFRAIHEAQKIIQNSSNIDCPILVFHSDKTSYKKSKDPEIFESDVVLNVKHIKKYAARLGKHVTIIEIPKATHDVFLSKDEVLVVAFEHLRKWLNSVLPEN from the coding sequence ATGGGTCAATTTGAGGAAGAAATATTGACATTAGAACCCGATTCTAAAGGCGCTAACATTGCGGTCTTAATTAAGCTCAGAGCAAAGACAGCCACCAAAAAAGCCATTATGTATATTCATGGATATACAGATTATTTCTTTCAAGAACATTTAGCAGAATGGTATACGCAACATGGATTTGATTTTTATGCCTTAGAACTTAGGAAATATGGGAGATCCATTTTAGCCCATCAACGTCCCAATCATATCCGAAGGGTAATGGATTATTATGAGGAAATTGATCAGGCGATAGAATTGATAAAAGAGCGGGATAATCATAATCAATTACTCATTAATGGACATTCAACAGGAGGATTGGTTGCAGCTATGTATGCCAATTTTGGAAATAAAAAAGATCAAATTGATGCTTTATTTTTAAATAGTCCGTTTTTAGAATTTAACATCCCTGAATGGCAATTAAGATTAATTCCAAGGATTGCCAAAATCGGACACGTTTTTCCGGAGTGGATTGCTCCAATTGGAGGTAAGGGAATATATGCTCGTAGTTTACATAAAGATCATTGGGGTAGATGGGATTTCAGTAAAAAATTTAAACCAATGTCTGGGTTTAGGATGTATTTTGGATGGTTTCGTGCGATTCATGAAGCTCAAAAGATTATTCAGAATAGCTCTAATATAGATTGCCCTATTTTGGTTTTTCATAGTGACAAAACATCTTATAAAAAGAGTAAAGATCCAGAAATTTTTGAATCCGATGTGGTGCTAAATGTCAAGCATATTAAGAAATACGCTGCCAGGTTAGGAAAGCATGTTACTATTATAGAAATACCTAAAGCTACGCATGATGTTTTTCTCTCAAAAGATGAAGTATTAGTTGTGGCATTTGAGCATTTAAGAAAATGGCTAAACTCCGTATTGCCCGAGAATTAA
- a CDS encoding DUF3575 domain-containing protein, translating into MKLKNKLLIGLLAIMCLPAFSQEDSTKIVARPNIIKWNLTPIALVGPGSIVLSYERVLKNGQTFSVGGGLLKRAPRKNKYGETIQFFDAVKRGGFDINADYRFFFKNRNANPVPDGLYWGPYTSLYHLNFEGNSQVFEDNVQVNSVAIKTDFYMYNLGIQLGYQFIIKDRFSIDLFLVGPSYTHYNFNVKFDSQVAIDPDSDFYKDFKEILSTLLPGSEVILDDMDFSTGGRAKLNFIGYRYGVQIGYKF; encoded by the coding sequence ATGAAATTAAAAAATAAACTATTAATCGGGTTACTTGCTATAATGTGTTTACCTGCATTTAGTCAGGAAGACTCCACAAAAATTGTAGCAAGACCCAATATTATTAAGTGGAACTTAACTCCAATCGCATTGGTAGGTCCGGGGAGTATTGTTTTAAGTTATGAAAGAGTACTCAAGAATGGACAAACTTTTAGTGTGGGAGGTGGATTACTAAAAAGAGCACCAAGAAAGAATAAATATGGAGAAACGATTCAGTTTTTTGATGCGGTAAAAAGAGGAGGTTTTGATATTAATGCCGATTACCGTTTTTTCTTTAAGAATAGGAATGCTAACCCAGTACCTGATGGATTATACTGGGGCCCCTATACTTCACTATATCATTTAAATTTTGAAGGAAACTCGCAGGTGTTTGAAGATAATGTGCAGGTAAATTCTGTGGCAATTAAAACAGATTTTTATATGTATAACCTAGGAATTCAGCTGGGGTACCAATTCATAATAAAAGATCGATTTTCAATAGACTTGTTTCTGGTAGGGCCATCATATACGCACTATAATTTTAATGTGAAATTTGATTCTCAGGTTGCAATTGATCCGGATAGTGATTTCTATAAAGACTTCAAAGAGATTTTATCAACGCTTTTACCAGGTTCGGAAGTTATTCTGGATGATATGGATTTTAGTACCGGAGGAAGAGCGAAGTTGAATTTTATAGGATATCGTTATGGAGTTCAAATTGGATATAAGTTTTAA
- a CDS encoding MFS transporter: MQDKVTKDSRAAKAWMFYDWANSVYSLVISTAIFPIYYNAVTSSETTDQVNFFGIEITNTVLYSYALSFSFFLVVMLSPVLSGIADLSSRKKEFLKQFCYMGAGAVAMLFFFDGVDTLWIGILGTVIASVGFWGSQVFYNAYLPEIVPKKDQDRVSGKGFAMGYLGSSLLMILVMAFIQFYDVFGISDSGMATRISFLVVALWWAGFAQITFRGLPKSGSKVKIKMYHVWDGYKQLLQTWQKFQDMKGIKTFLLGFFLLSTGVQTIILLATPFGTKVLGMGTTQMITTILIIQFLAIAGSQLFSWLSGRLGNIKAIIIALIVWASITVIAWSLQADDPLVEYKFYAMGGLVGLVMGGIQSLARSTYSKMLPSEGEHTTFFSFYDVTEKLAIVIGTFFFGFIEEISGDMHNSALFLAIFFIISVVVMSRVKYNFKSV, from the coding sequence ATGCAAGATAAAGTAACCAAAGATTCCAGAGCAGCCAAAGCCTGGATGTTTTACGACTGGGCGAACTCTGTATATTCTCTGGTGATTTCAACAGCCATTTTCCCTATTTATTATAATGCAGTTACAAGTTCTGAAACAACAGATCAGGTCAATTTTTTCGGAATAGAAATAACCAATACAGTATTGTATTCTTACGCTTTGTCATTTTCTTTTTTCCTTGTAGTGATGCTATCTCCGGTTCTATCTGGTATTGCGGATTTGTCATCAAGAAAGAAAGAGTTTTTGAAACAGTTTTGTTACATGGGAGCAGGAGCTGTAGCCATGTTGTTCTTTTTTGACGGAGTAGATACGTTATGGATTGGAATTTTAGGAACGGTAATCGCAAGTGTTGGCTTTTGGGGTAGTCAGGTTTTTTACAATGCGTATCTACCAGAAATTGTCCCTAAGAAAGATCAGGATAGAGTTAGTGGAAAAGGGTTTGCTATGGGCTATTTGGGAAGTTCGTTATTGATGATATTGGTAATGGCCTTTATTCAGTTTTACGATGTCTTTGGTATTTCAGATTCTGGTATGGCTACCAGGATTAGTTTTTTAGTAGTAGCGCTTTGGTGGGCAGGATTTGCTCAAATTACATTTAGAGGATTGCCAAAATCGGGTAGTAAGGTGAAGATTAAAATGTACCATGTTTGGGATGGATATAAGCAATTATTACAGACCTGGCAGAAGTTTCAGGATATGAAAGGGATCAAGACTTTTTTATTAGGGTTCTTTTTGTTGAGTACCGGAGTGCAGACTATTATATTATTGGCGACTCCATTTGGAACAAAAGTTCTGGGAATGGGGACCACACAAATGATTACCACAATCTTAATCATTCAGTTTTTAGCGATTGCCGGATCACAACTGTTTTCATGGTTGTCAGGTAGGCTAGGTAATATCAAGGCCATCATTATTGCTTTGATTGTATGGGCAAGTATCACAGTAATCGCATGGAGTCTGCAAGCAGATGATCCATTGGTAGAATATAAGTTCTATGCAATGGGTGGTTTGGTTGGTTTAGTAATGGGAGGAATCCAGTCCTTAGCGAGGTCCACCTATTCTAAAATGTTACCATCAGAGGGAGAACATACTACATTTTTTAGCTTCTATGATGTAACTGAAAAGTTAGCTATTGTTATTGGAACATTTTTCTTTGGATTTATTGAAGAGATTTCAGGCGATATGCACAATTCAGCATTATTCTTAGCCATATTTTTTATTATTTCAGTGGTAGTTATGAGTCGCGTGAAATACAATTTCAAATCGGTTTAA
- the nadA gene encoding quinolinate synthase NadA: MEIKTKKYIVDPKDQELADKITRLKKEKNAVILAHYYQVGPIQDVADFVGDSLALSRKAEETDADIIVFAGVHFMGETAKILNPTKKVVIPDMEAGCSLADSCPPEDFGKFKEKYPDHLVISYINCTADIKAMTDIICTSSNARKIVESLPKDQKIIFAPDKNLGQYLVKELDREMVLWDGVCIVHESFDIEKLLKLVEKHPDAHIIAHPESAPHILEAAEFVGSTTGLLNYVKESSEKKFIVATEPGILHEMQRENPDKILMTAPVGDDESCNCSECPYMKLNTMQKLYDCLKDESPEIVLDEELRKKALTPIKRMLEIS, translated from the coding sequence ATGGAAATCAAGACAAAAAAGTACATCGTTGATCCGAAAGATCAAGAGCTAGCTGATAAAATTACCAGATTAAAGAAGGAAAAAAATGCAGTTATCTTGGCGCATTATTATCAGGTAGGACCTATTCAGGATGTAGCAGACTTTGTTGGAGATAGTTTAGCGTTATCTCGAAAAGCAGAAGAAACCGATGCAGATATTATTGTTTTTGCGGGTGTTCATTTTATGGGTGAAACGGCAAAAATCCTAAATCCGACCAAAAAGGTTGTGATTCCTGATATGGAAGCAGGGTGTTCCCTGGCAGATTCCTGTCCACCTGAAGATTTTGGAAAATTCAAAGAAAAGTATCCTGACCACCTGGTGATTTCATATATCAATTGTACAGCTGATATTAAGGCGATGACCGATATCATTTGTACTTCTTCAAATGCGAGAAAGATCGTAGAATCATTACCAAAAGATCAAAAAATCATTTTTGCACCGGATAAAAACTTAGGTCAATATTTGGTCAAAGAATTAGATCGTGAAATGGTTTTATGGGATGGGGTGTGTATTGTGCACGAATCATTTGATATAGAAAAACTCTTAAAGTTGGTAGAAAAGCATCCTGATGCGCATATTATCGCGCATCCGGAATCGGCTCCTCATATTTTAGAAGCAGCTGAGTTTGTGGGCTCCACTACAGGGTTATTGAATTATGTAAAAGAATCTTCAGAGAAGAAATTTATCGTAGCAACCGAACCTGGAATTTTGCATGAAATGCAAAGAGAAAATCCAGATAAAATTTTAATGACAGCTCCGGTAGGTGATGATGAAAGTTGTAACTGTAGTGAGTGTCCATATATGAAACTGAATACCATGCAGAAATTATATGATTGCTTAAAAGACGAAAGTCCGGAGATTGTATTGGATGAAGAGTTGCGTAAAAAAGCGTTGACGCCAATTAAGCGCATGTTAGAGATTTCGTAA
- a CDS encoding GNAT family N-acetyltransferase: MSAYRFTSKRLGFRAWQDKDIQFLNILNSNIEVMRYFPKMPSPQENEAFIQRMQNLYLEKNYCYFLVEELESKSPIGFIGLADQNYESDFTPATDIGWRIFPRFWGNGYATEGALRCLEYAHDLNLSEIISVAPQINIPSIAVMQKIGLEKVKEFNHPLLENSPRLQACVLYKIELK; this comes from the coding sequence ATGAGTGCTTATAGGTTTACTTCTAAACGTTTAGGCTTCCGTGCGTGGCAAGATAAGGATATCCAATTCTTAAATATATTGAATTCAAATATTGAAGTGATGCGGTATTTTCCTAAAATGCCATCACCTCAGGAGAATGAAGCATTTATTCAAAGAATGCAAAATCTCTATTTAGAAAAGAATTATTGTTATTTCCTGGTTGAAGAACTAGAATCAAAAAGCCCAATTGGTTTTATAGGATTGGCCGATCAAAACTATGAATCTGACTTTACACCTGCTACAGATATAGGATGGAGAATTTTTCCCAGGTTTTGGGGAAATGGATATGCCACCGAAGGAGCTTTAAGATGTTTGGAGTATGCACATGATCTAAATCTTTCGGAAATCATTAGTGTAGCACCTCAAATCAATATACCTTCAATTGCAGTGATGCAAAAGATTGGTTTGGAAAAAGTAAAAGAATTTAATCATCCTCTCTTAGAAAATTCTCCACGTCTTCAAGCATGTGTTTTGTATAAAATCGAATTAAAATAA
- a CDS encoding OmpA family protein — protein sequence MRILKFGSVVAAVMMVSFGYAQNNLVPNGSFEQTEKKIKNGEGEIALATPWISPSLENQADLYGTGNKKGYGIPTNDRGYMDVDAGVNYAGFRAFSSRDKLPRTHLQVKLTKALIAGKKYCVKFNIVLSKTSKYASNNIGMYISEKKPKQKDIETYSIKPQIRNAANKVYEDQHSWQTVCGVFIAQGNERYITIGNFVATGDMVDKKDFMKKRKLKEFPQLQKEEAYYYIDDVSVINLEELDVCACDDADDGGNQMKVVYSSSTSDGMEMDAGAQVELKTVFFNKNSTSPSSAAVVREVIDLMKANPGLKIEIIGHMDKVEHKDNLKDLSEERAKAIYDYLVKNGIDASRLSYKGMKSSEPLDDSGTQASLAKNRRVSFKAL from the coding sequence ATGAGAATTTTGAAATTTGGTAGCGTGGTGGCTGCTGTTATGATGGTTTCATTTGGGTATGCACAGAATAACCTGGTGCCAAATGGAAGTTTTGAACAAACAGAGAAAAAAATAAAAAATGGAGAAGGTGAAATTGCATTGGCAACACCATGGATTTCTCCAAGCTTGGAAAACCAGGCAGATTTATACGGCACTGGTAATAAAAAAGGTTACGGAATCCCAACAAATGATAGAGGATATATGGATGTGGATGCTGGAGTGAATTATGCGGGATTCAGAGCGTTTAGTAGTAGAGATAAATTACCTCGCACACATTTACAGGTTAAACTGACTAAAGCATTAATTGCAGGTAAAAAGTATTGTGTGAAGTTCAATATCGTTTTATCAAAGACTTCAAAGTATGCGTCCAATAATATTGGAATGTATATTAGTGAGAAAAAGCCTAAGCAAAAGGATATTGAAACTTATAGTATTAAACCGCAAATTAGGAACGCAGCGAATAAGGTATATGAAGATCAACATTCTTGGCAAACCGTATGTGGTGTTTTCATTGCACAAGGAAATGAAAGATATATTACGATTGGTAACTTTGTGGCAACAGGAGATATGGTGGATAAGAAGGATTTCATGAAAAAGCGTAAGTTGAAAGAATTCCCTCAATTACAGAAAGAAGAGGCATACTATTACATTGATGATGTAAGTGTAATTAATTTAGAAGAGCTTGACGTTTGTGCTTGTGATGATGCGGATGATGGAGGTAATCAAATGAAAGTTGTATACAGCTCAAGTACCAGTGATGGTATGGAAATGGATGCAGGTGCACAAGTAGAGTTAAAAACTGTATTCTTTAATAAGAACTCTACTTCTCCAAGTTCTGCAGCTGTAGTTCGTGAAGTGATTGACTTGATGAAAGCGAATCCAGGTTTGAAAATTGAGATCATCGGTCATATGGATAAAGTAGAACATAAAGACAATTTAAAAGACCTGTCTGAAGAAAGAGCGAAAGCAATTTATGACTATCTGGTTAAAAATGGAATTGATGCCAGCCGTTTATCATATAAGGGAATGAAGAGTTCTGAACCATTAGATGATAGTGGAACTCAGGCGTCATTAGCGAAGAATAGACGTGTTAGTTTTAAGGCACTCTAG
- a CDS encoding bifunctional aconitate hydratase 2/2-methylisocitrate dehydratase gives MNYEDYIKEIEERKGQGLHPKPIDGGELVREIISQIKDLDNPYRKDSLNFFIYNVLPGTTSAAGVKAKFLKEIILGESVVEEITPDFAFEQLSHMKGGPSIEVLLDIALGTDSTIAEAAANVLKTQVFLYEADTERLEKAMNAGNTVAKEIVESYAQAEFFTKLPEIDEEIQVVTYIAGVGDISTDLLSPGADAHSRSDRELHGQCIFEHNKEMQQEVLALKEQHPDKRIMLIAEKGTMGVGSSRMSGVNNVALWTGIPSSPYVPFINIAPVIAGTNGIAPIFLTTVGVTGGIGIDLKNWVKQKDAEGNTVVDEDGEPILKQEYSVETGTVLTINTKTKKLYNGDQELKDISAALTPQKMEFIKAGGSYAVVFGKKLQTFACKALGIDVPQVYAASKEISIEGQGLTAVEKIFNKNAVGTTPGKTLHTGSNVRVEVNIVGSQDTTGLMTSQELEMMAATVISPIVDAGYQSGCHTASVWDDKSKANIPRLMKFMNDFGLITARDPEGDYHAMTDVIHKVLNDIAVDDWDVIIGGDSHTRMSKGVAFGADSGTVALALATGEATMPIPESVKVTFKGNMRNFMDFRDVVHATQQQMLKQFGGENVFQGRIIEVHIGTLTSDQAFTFTDWTAEMKAKASICISEDETLIESLEIARDRIQIMIDKGMDNEKQVLKGLVDKANSRIQEIKTGVKPALKPDANAKYYAEVVVDLDEIAEPMIADPDVNNEDVSKRYTHDTIRPLSYYGGTKKVDLGFVGSCMVHKGDMKILAQMLKNIEAQQGKVEFKAPLVVAPPTYNIVDELKAEGDWDVLEKYSGFVFNDDDPKSSARTKYENILYLERPGCNLCMGNQEKAEPGDTVMATSTRLFQGRVVKDSNEKKGESLLSSTPVVVLSTILGRTPTMEEYEAAVDGIVLTKFKPSQRQLVK, from the coding sequence ATGAATTACGAAGATTACATCAAAGAGATCGAAGAAAGAAAAGGTCAGGGGCTTCATCCGAAACCTATTGACGGAGGAGAGTTAGTTAGAGAAATAATTTCCCAAATTAAAGATTTAGATAATCCATATCGTAAGGATTCTCTTAATTTTTTCATTTATAATGTTTTACCGGGAACAACGAGTGCAGCTGGTGTAAAAGCGAAGTTTTTAAAAGAGATTATTCTTGGAGAGTCAGTTGTAGAAGAAATTACACCGGATTTTGCATTTGAACAGTTATCCCATATGAAGGGAGGACCTTCTATCGAGGTACTTCTAGATATAGCGTTGGGAACGGATAGTACAATTGCTGAAGCAGCTGCTAATGTTCTTAAAACGCAGGTGTTTCTTTATGAGGCTGATACGGAACGTTTGGAAAAGGCAATGAATGCAGGAAATACCGTAGCGAAAGAAATCGTTGAAAGTTATGCCCAGGCAGAATTTTTTACGAAGCTTCCAGAGATAGATGAAGAAATACAAGTTGTAACTTATATTGCTGGTGTAGGGGATATTTCTACTGATTTATTATCTCCGGGTGCAGATGCACATTCGAGATCAGATCGTGAGTTACATGGACAGTGTATTTTTGAGCATAATAAGGAAATGCAACAAGAAGTATTAGCGCTCAAAGAACAACATCCTGATAAGCGTATTATGTTAATTGCTGAAAAAGGAACCATGGGAGTGGGATCTTCCAGGATGTCGGGGGTTAACAACGTTGCATTGTGGACAGGTATTCCTTCAAGTCCATATGTTCCATTTATAAATATTGCGCCTGTTATCGCAGGTACAAATGGGATAGCTCCAATTTTCTTAACAACAGTAGGTGTAACAGGAGGTATAGGAATTGACCTTAAAAACTGGGTAAAGCAAAAAGATGCGGAAGGAAACACAGTTGTTGATGAAGATGGAGAGCCAATTTTAAAGCAAGAATATTCTGTTGAAACAGGAACTGTTTTAACAATCAATACCAAAACCAAGAAACTTTATAACGGAGATCAGGAATTAAAAGATATCTCAGCGGCATTAACGCCACAAAAAATGGAGTTCATCAAAGCTGGAGGGTCTTATGCAGTTGTTTTCGGAAAGAAACTCCAGACTTTTGCTTGTAAGGCATTAGGAATTGATGTTCCACAAGTTTATGCAGCATCTAAAGAGATTTCAATTGAAGGACAAGGGTTAACTGCGGTAGAGAAGATTTTTAATAAGAATGCAGTTGGAACTACTCCGGGTAAAACTTTACATACAGGATCAAATGTGCGTGTAGAAGTAAATATCGTAGGTTCTCAGGATACTACGGGTTTAATGACTTCTCAGGAGCTTGAAATGATGGCGGCTACTGTGATTTCTCCAATAGTAGATGCAGGTTACCAGTCTGGATGTCATACAGCTTCTGTTTGGGATGATAAGTCTAAAGCCAATATCCCAAGGTTAATGAAGTTTATGAATGACTTCGGCTTGATTACTGCACGCGATCCTGAAGGAGATTACCATGCTATGACAGATGTAATCCACAAGGTATTAAATGATATTGCGGTGGATGATTGGGATGTTATTATTGGTGGAGATTCTCACACGCGTATGTCAAAAGGTGTAGCTTTTGGAGCGGATTCAGGAACAGTTGCATTAGCATTGGCCACTGGAGAGGCGACTATGCCAATTCCGGAGTCTGTTAAGGTTACATTTAAAGGGAATATGAGGAACTTTATGGATTTCAGAGATGTTGTTCATGCGACTCAACAGCAAATGTTAAAGCAGTTTGGAGGAGAGAATGTATTCCAGGGTAGAATTATTGAAGTTCATATTGGAACCTTAACTTCAGATCAGGCGTTTACATTTACAGATTGGACTGCTGAGATGAAAGCAAAAGCTTCTATCTGTATTTCAGAAGATGAGACATTAATTGAATCTTTAGAAATTGCAAGAGACCGTATCCAAATCATGATTGATAAAGGTATGGATAACGAAAAGCAGGTTCTTAAAGGGTTGGTTGATAAGGCGAATAGTCGAATTCAAGAAATAAAAACAGGAGTTAAGCCTGCATTAAAACCTGATGCAAACGCTAAATATTATGCCGAGGTTGTAGTTGATTTAGATGAAATTGCTGAGCCAATGATTGCGGATCCGGATGTGAATAATGAGGATGTTTCTAAGCGATATACGCACGATACAATCAGACCGTTGTCATATTACGGTGGTACAAAGAAAGTTGATTTAGGTTTCGTTGGATCTTGTATGGTGCACAAGGGAGATATGAAAATCCTGGCACAAATGTTAAAGAACATTGAGGCGCAACAAGGTAAAGTTGAGTTTAAAGCGCCTTTAGTTGTTGCTCCTCCAACATACAATATTGTGGATGAGTTGAAAGCAGAAGGTGATTGGGATGTTTTAGAAAAATACTCAGGATTTGTTTTTAATGATGATGATCCAAAAAGTTCAGCACGTACCAAGTATGAAAACATTTTATACTTAGAGCGACCTGGGTGTAACCTTTGTATGGGTAATCAGGAGAAGGCTGAACCGGGAGATACGGTAATGGCCACTTCAACTCGTTTATTCCAGGGAAGAGTTGTAAAAGATTCGAATGAGAAGAAAGGAGAGTCTTTATTATCATCAACTCCGGTTGTAGTCTTATCTACCATTTTGGGAAGAACTCCAACCATGGAAGAATATGAAGCAGCAGTCGATGGTATTGTTTTAACGAAGTTCAAGCCTTCACAAAGACAATTAGTAAAATAA
- the nadB gene encoding L-aspartate oxidase produces MNHTDFLIIGSGIAGLSLSIKLAEKYPEKKVLVITKTSEEESNTRYAQGGIAVVLDNVTDSFDKHISDTMRAGAGLNDRDVVNMVVHEAPDRLKEMISWGAEFDKNKSGDLDLGREGGHSEKRVVHHKDITGYEMAQALIRRNDELPNVTVYQHYFAVDLVTEHHLTFKEYDKNNINCYGAYVFNKETGKVELFEADYTVLATGGIGQVYQYTTNPKVATGDGIAMAYRAKAKVEDLEFIQFHPTALYEPRKSPAFLISEAVRGFGAHLVHSDGERFVYNYDDRGELASRDVVARAIDSEMKRKGVEHVFLDCTHLDQKDFLKHFPNIYEKCKSVGIDLFEQYIPVVPAAHYVAGGIKVDMRGRSTINRLYASGEVSRTGLHGANRLASNSLLEALVYSHNIFNDIVDRNETFESCEIPEWNDDGMVYPKELALINHTRHELRQLMSNYVAIVRSEIRLERALRRLKLIWEETEELYDKSKLSVPLCELRNLVGVSYLIIKQSIHRKQNAGGYFNIDLEDEIKK; encoded by the coding sequence ATGAATCACACTGACTTTCTCATTATTGGCTCCGGAATTGCGGGATTGAGTTTATCTATTAAGTTAGCAGAGAAATATCCTGAAAAGAAGGTTTTGGTGATTACTAAAACATCTGAGGAGGAGTCTAATACTCGTTATGCGCAAGGCGGTATTGCAGTGGTCTTAGACAATGTAACAGATTCTTTCGACAAACATATCTCTGATACTATGCGTGCAGGTGCCGGGTTAAATGATCGCGATGTTGTGAATATGGTGGTTCATGAGGCTCCCGATCGATTGAAAGAAATGATATCCTGGGGAGCGGAATTCGATAAAAATAAATCAGGTGATTTAGATTTAGGTCGAGAAGGTGGGCATAGCGAAAAACGAGTGGTACACCATAAGGATATTACCGGCTATGAAATGGCTCAGGCATTAATTCGGAGAAATGATGAATTGCCTAACGTTACGGTATATCAACACTATTTTGCGGTAGATTTGGTTACAGAACACCATTTAACCTTTAAAGAATACGATAAGAACAATATCAATTGTTATGGAGCATATGTATTCAATAAAGAGACCGGAAAGGTAGAGCTTTTTGAAGCTGATTATACGGTATTAGCAACTGGAGGAATTGGACAAGTTTATCAGTATACCACAAATCCTAAGGTGGCTACTGGTGATGGAATAGCAATGGCTTACCGGGCTAAGGCCAAAGTTGAAGATTTAGAGTTTATTCAATTTCATCCAACCGCATTGTATGAGCCTCGAAAAAGTCCTGCATTTTTGATTTCTGAGGCAGTAAGAGGTTTTGGAGCACATTTGGTGCATTCTGATGGAGAACGTTTTGTATATAATTATGATGATCGTGGGGAATTGGCTTCAAGAGATGTGGTTGCACGAGCGATTGATTCAGAAATGAAACGAAAAGGAGTTGAGCACGTATTTTTAGACTGTACACATTTAGATCAGAAGGATTTTTTGAAACATTTTCCGAATATATATGAGAAATGTAAGAGCGTGGGAATAGACTTGTTTGAGCAATATATTCCTGTTGTACCAGCTGCGCACTATGTCGCAGGAGGGATTAAAGTAGATATGAGAGGGCGTTCGACAATCAATAGGTTATATGCAAGTGGAGAGGTTTCAAGAACAGGGCTTCATGGAGCCAATAGATTGGCTTCAAATTCATTGTTGGAGGCACTGGTTTATTCCCATAATATCTTTAATGATATTGTGGATCGAAATGAAACTTTTGAATCTTGTGAAATTCCGGAATGGAACGATGATGGAATGGTGTATCCTAAAGAGTTGGCTTTGATTAATCATACCAGACATGAGTTACGCCAATTGATGAGTAATTATGTAGCAATAGTTAGATCCGAAATCCGATTGGAACGTGCACTTAGACGATTAAAGCTTATTTGGGAAGAAACCGAAGAACTATACGACAAATCAAAATTATCGGTGCCGCTATGTGAATTGAGAAATTTAGTTGGTGTCTCCTATTTGATCATAAAACAATCTATACATAGAAAACAAAATGCCGGTGGGTATTTCAATATTGACCTTGAAGATGAAATTAAAAAATAA